The genomic segment GCGATTGCCCATTTCACCCCGATAGGCCCGCTCACGGACGTGGCGGCCGCCATTCTGGCTTCACTCGGATTGGCAAAAGACGTTATCGAAGCAGAGGTCAAATTAACGGCATTCATCTTCAAAGCGGCGTTCGCCGAGACGGAAGAAGAATTACAGGATGCGGCCGCGGACCTTGCGGATGCCCTGGCCATCGGGGCCAAGAACGTGGCTCTGATGGCCGCCGTCAAAGCGTTCCGTGCCACCTTCTGTTTCCTCTCGGGAACCAAGGTTGAGACGGCTAACGGGTTCCGCGCGATCGAAGACGTGCGGCCGGGGGACCGGGTGTGGGCGTTCGATTTTGACCGCAGAGAGTGGCGATTGTGCGTGGTTCGACAATCTCTCGGGCACGAATACACCGGCCCCGCGGTTCGGGTTTGTATTGGCGAAGAATGGGTCACGGCTACGGAGGAGCATCCTTTCTGGGTGACGGACGGATGCGTGCTGTCTGCCCGCCCGCACCCAGACCATTTGCCCACGACGCCGACGTGGAGTCATCATTCCGGGCGCTGGGTCGCGGCCAAAAACCTCCGGGTCCGGGACTCTCTGTTGTGCCGTGGCGACGCGAGTAATCGGGTGACCGCGGTCGAACACTGCCGCATGTCGGCCACCGTACATAATCTGCAAATCGAGAATTTGCATACTTTTGCCGTCGCGTCGTCGGCGGCACTCGTTCACAACGCCGGCGCAACGAATCCTATCCGGAATAAATGGAATGAATTTCTGAAACGGAAGAAAGCCGAGGGCACGGCGCGCGGTGATAAGAAGCCGCTCTCGGTCGAGGAATTACGCAAAGAGTATCTGGCTGCCAGAATCGAGACGCAGAAGATTACGTTCGAGGGGTTACAAGCTCGTGCGGATAAACTTCGGGTGGGTGAGGAAAGCCTACGATATCACGAGAAACTGTTCGGCGAGGCAAAAACCGTTGCCGATCGAGAAGGTCTCCTGGAAAACTACCGGAAAGTGTTGGATCGTCGCGAAGAACACAACCCGTTACCCAGGGTGGCAACGGTAGCAAAAGGGCGAATGTATGACCGACTTCCTGTAGACGGTGCGATGGGAAAATGGATTAAAGGCACAAGCGGAGATGGCATATACCGAACAAACGATCTGCGGATACGTGAAGCGATGGCCAAGGACGGGAAGATTCCAGAATACGTGGATGTCGAATTCGTCGGAGGCGCGCCGAAGTTCGATCCGTTTGTTCAGGAACTTGGCGGCGTTCGCGGGCAGATAAACATCAAACTGGATGTAGACTCCAATGTCGGAACGCGCACCAGATCGGACCAGGATTTTGCAGAAGCAGACAGATGGCTCGCAAACCGTCTCAACGAAAAGGGTTTGTCCCATCCCTCTGGAAAGCCGTGGTCGCAAACAGCCGTCAAAGAATGGCGAAAGGAGAACAAACTTACATGGCACCATCACGAGAATATGACTACAATGCAACTCGTGGCCGAGAGTTTAAATAATTTCATCCGTCATATTGGCGGGCGGACTCTACTAGATGAAACGTTCGTCCCGCCTCTTCCCGGCCGAAAACCGAAGGAGTAGATGACAATTATGAATAACAAATACGATCCTATAATGCAGAAAATCAATTATTTCTGCATTATAGGAGAGCCTGTTCTCTTGCAGGCGGACGACATCCGCCGTTTCGAGAAAGCAATCGGATTCATATTGCCAGTAGATTACAAAACATTTCTTGCCAAGTACGGATTTACAGCTGGAAGAGGTGATACGCGATTCGGAAATCTTGACAATCCAACTCAGGAAGAAAGTTCTGTCGATGTGTTTTATGGACTCAAAGCCGATGATAGTTACGATTTATTGGGCGTACGAGAGTCGTTTGGCGACATTCTTCCCGCC from the Fimbriiglobus ruber genome contains:
- a CDS encoding SMI1/KNR4 family protein; the protein is MNNKYDPIMQKINYFCIIGEPVLLQADDIRRFEKAIGFILPVDYKTFLAKYGFTAGRGDTRFGNLDNPTQEESSVDVFYGLKADDSYDLLGVRESFGDILPAHFLPIATSPGGQIVLCLSGDDQGRVYWWPPHRGSPDPYDDLELIAYNFDTFVRSLRTREE